Proteins from a single region of Echeneis naucrates chromosome 14, fEcheNa1.1, whole genome shotgun sequence:
- the serpinh1a gene encoding serpin H1a, whose protein sequence is MWVTNLVALVLLATSASAATSASADKVLSNHANILADNSANLAFTLYKNMAKEKDMENILISPVVVASSLGLVALGGKASTASQVKTILNANKVKDEQLHSGLAELLTEVSDPKTRNVTWKISSRMYGPNSVNFVDDFVKSSKKHYNCDHSKINFKDKKSAVKSINEWAAKSTDGKLPEVTKDVEKTDGAMIVNAIFFKPHWNEQFHHQMVDNRGFMVSRSYTLSVQMMHRTGIYGFYDDATNKMSILSMPLAHKKSSVLFILPYHVETLERLEKLLTKTQLDTWIGKLQQTAVAVSLPKVSMEVSHNLQKHLRELGLTEAVDKSKADFSKISGKKDLYLSSVFHASAMEWDTAGNEMDTSIFGSDKLKSPKLFYADHPFIFLVKDQKTNSILFIGRMVRPKGEKMRDEL, encoded by the exons ATGTGGGTGACAAACCTGGTAGCCTTGGTCCTCCTGGCCACTTCAGCATCAGCTGCCACTTCAGCATCAGCAGACAAAGTCCTTAGTAACCACGCAAACATCCTGGCTGACAATAGTGCCAACCTAGCTTTCACCCTCTACAAGAATATGGCAAAGGAGAAGGACATGGAGAACATCCTCATTTCCCCTGTCGTGGTCGCCTCCTCTCTGGGTCTGGTAGCTCTTGGAGGAAAGGCCTCCACTGCTTCTCAGGTGAAAACAATTCTGAATGCCAATAAAGTTAAAGATGAGCAGCTGCACTCTGGTCTGGCAGAACTCCTGACTGAGGTCAGTGATCCAAAGACCCGAAACGTCACCTGGAAGATTAGCAGCCGCATGTACGGACCCAACTCTGTCAACTTTGTGGATGATTTTGTGAAGAGCAGCAAAAAACACTATAACTGTGACCACTCCAAAATAAACTTCAAGGATAAGAAGAGTGCCGTGAAGTCCATCAACGAGTGGGCGGCCAAGTCTACGGATGGTAAACTGCCAGAGGTCACCAAGGATGTTGAGAAGACAGATGGGGCAATGATAGTcaatgctattttttttaaac CTCACTGGAACGAACAGTTCCACCATCAGATGGTGGACAATCGGGGATTCATGGTGTCCCGCAGCTACACGCTTTCTGTACAGATGATGCACCGCACAG GTATTTATGGCTTCTATGATGACGCCACCAATAAGATGTCCATCCTAAGCATGCCTCTGGCTCATAAGAAGTCCAGCGTTCTGTTCATCCTGCCATACCATGTGGAAACCCTGGAGAGGCTGGAGAAGTTGCTGACCAAGACGCAGCTGGATACCTGGATTGGcaaactgcagcagacagcGGTGGCTGTGTCTCTGCCCAAAGTCAGCATGGAAGTCAGTCACAACCTGCAG AAGCACCTCAGGGAACTGggcctgacagaagctgtggaCAAATCCAAAGCTGACTTCTCCAAAATTTCTGGGAAAAAGGACCTGTACCTGTCCAGTGTCTTCCACGCCTCTGCCATGGAGTGGGACACTGCTGGAAATGAAATGGACACCAGCATCTTTGGCTCAGATAAGCTGAAAAGTCCTAAACTGTTCTATGCTGATCACCCTTTCATCTTCCTGGTGAAGGATCAGAAGACAAATTCTATCCTATTCATTGGCAGGATGGTCAGGCCAAAGGGAGAAAAGATGAGAGATGAACTGTGA